The following is a genomic window from Anopheles aquasalis chromosome 3, idAnoAquaMG_Q_19, whole genome shotgun sequence.
AGAAGACGTAAAGATCGATGATTTAGTTGATTCCATTATCTGTGCGACTGTGTTTGACGACGAAGTACCTGAGCTGCAAAGGAAGGAATCGCATCGTTGCAAGCTGTGTGAAGACGAGGTATTTTCATCGGCAATTCTTTTGAATAACCACATGAAAGAGTCGCATTTGGATGTCATTTTCCATTGCACGCCCTGCGATAGAGTATTTACGGACAAAGAAACCTATATCACTCACGCGAGATCCCATTCCGCGTATCGCGATTGCTTCTGTTTCCCCTGCGAAAAAGGTTTTGGCAATCCCAGAGCTCTGATGAACCATATCCAATCACACGAGCATTCCTGCATCTGCCCATTCTgtggaatgaaaattgataATCACATGAAGCTGGAGGTCCATATCAAGAGTCATTATACTGTTAAACCATTTGCCTGCCACTTATGCCCGTTACGGTTTCATCTAGAAGGTAATTATTCATCGCTGTTGTTGCATATATAGAATGTAACTtaatgcatgtttttttttaaaaaaaaacagcgagaTTAAAGGAGCACTTAAAAAGACATGAAGGTGAAGGCAATTTCCGGTGTGAAATATGTGGGAAGCGCTTAAATACACAACGAAATTTAAAGATTCATCGACGCACGGTGCATACGGGTAAGCGAAGGCATTTGTTTTTAGATAAATAGTAGGAACTGATTTCAATCTTCTGTTTCCATCTAGATCGCGGCAGAGAGAGGCCATACGGCTGTGATGTTTGCGAGAAACGGTAATGTTTTAAAGCCAGCGCCATCATAATTGCGCACAAAGTAatttatcattatttttttccGTAGATTCGATACGAAATCCAAACTAAGGTGCCACGTAAGAACTCATACCGGGGAGAAGCCTTTTGCGTGCATGTTCTGCGAGAAGCGATACGCTGAAAATGGAGATTTAAAATGCCATTTACGGAAACATCTCGGAGACAATATCTACCAGTGCGATCGCTGTGATGCTTCCTTCCGATTGATTAGAGAACTAAGGCAACATTACGCGGTCCATGCGGATGGTTCTGATTCCATGGGCAGAACCGATTTTCGGTTTACCCTAGAGTACATAGTGAATTTGCGACTTCAAAAGGGTTTATCGAAATTGGATGCTGAAGAGAATGAATCTTCCATTAAATAGCCGTTAAACGTTGAACTTGCTCACCTTTTTTTACATGATGACGTGATTCTATCCCGTTTGTTACGTGCCTTCGAACTGTAGAACTTTGCTTCAGCAGAATAACACTCCAACAATCGTAGTTACCAGTGGATTACACATCGATGAGCCAGCACATTGCGAGAAAAAGTCTCAATCCTAGTTCCAGTGTTACTAGAAATTCATCGAATTAACTTTACCGGAATCGTAGACCTCTTGCTGGTTAAATATTTCTTGGTTTACGTGAACATAACATTTAGTAAGCGGCCTTTCCAGATCCACAACCttaattcttatttttcggATAAAAAATTTGGAGCCAAAAGCGATTTGTGCGGGATGCAAATTTGAGAATATATATTATTCGACATCAGTCTCAACGATCACTCATCACATGGAATGATGATCCAACCCAACTCGTATCTCTTTGCAGCCGGCCACATGGCGGTTGCATAACCCTACCGGCGCACCAGAGATATGGAGAGCATGAGAAGTTGACCACGCGGACCATGAATCATCGTTGCTGCCAGCAAAACCACGTGGAGAGCGGGATTCGATCAGACAAATTGCTCACACGTGTTTTCCATCCTCCAGCTACCACACCGAAGGCAGAAGATTTAAATATCCGGGATTTCCTAATCGCGGTCATCTTTATCCTCGGTCACTGGACAGCGCCCATGAACCAGacagacgacgaggacgggATCTCTCACCGCTCGCCGCGCGGAAACCTGTTCGGAGAATGAAAAGTGCAAATAGTGAGGTTAGTGACACTCGCTCTTGACGGGCACATGGGTTTTTTTCGCCGGACACCACACGCGCGCATGATGATGCGGCGGCCTTCCTCGACCACCCCCCTTCTTCTCCAGAGCCAGACGGAAGAAGAGGTGCTGTGTGGTGGAAATGATCAGATAAAGGGAAATTGTCGTTGATGTCAGCGACACTATTGTGTCTCATTGGATTGGCTCTGTGACATTGAAATCATCATTTTAAAGAAGGAACAGCGTATTGCCCGCCTATTCCCATTCTACGCACAGAAACGTGGCGCGCGGGAAAGGTGGACGACCACAAAAGTGTGGTTATGGAGCAATACGGTGCTGTCGCCACGAAGGGGCGCATTTCgtaaaaagggaagcgaaggaaatggCCAATTTTAGTTACCTTTTTCTGCCGCTCGCTCGTACAGCTGCCGTCGACGCCCCTAAACGTGCGTGCATGCTTTTGCTGGTGTGTGTGGAT
Proteins encoded in this region:
- the LOC126575555 gene encoding zinc finger protein 26-like translates to MLENFCRICLTTTGVEYSIDETIDGRISLYAVVCNLCPDAFPESREWSRKICKQCRQRILNVHELYDLCQTSIGCFEELVCAKEKQSASESFTEEEPHEPDPDLEDIDLLEEDEEIVRSCLGLNRIFTSEEANYESVEQTHSSQQECPSVSEDTFFEEPSHDQEEFDSIATGGELSQHTPQDAFIIEENDDMLLNAAEPQEDVEINELVDSIIYATVFPKSKEDVKIDDLVDSIICATVFDDEVPELQRKESHRCKLCEDEVFSSAILLNNHMKESHLDVIFHCTPCDRVFTDKETYITHARSHSAYRDCFCFPCEKGFGNPRALMNHIQSHEHSCICPFCGMKIDNHMKLEVHIKSHYTVKPFACHLCPLRFHLEARLKEHLKRHEGEGNFRCEICGKRLNTQRNLKIHRRTVHTDRGRERPYGCDVCEKRFDTKSKLRCHVRTHTGEKPFACMFCEKRYAENGDLKCHLRKHLGDNIYQCDRCDASFRLIRELRQHYAVHADGSDSMGRTDFRFTLEYIVNLRLQKGLSKLDAEENESSIK